One Chanodichthys erythropterus isolate Z2021 chromosome 10, ASM2448905v1, whole genome shotgun sequence DNA segment encodes these proteins:
- the ccdc83 gene encoding coiled-coil domain-containing protein 83, translating into MSKTDTTAEAFIQFQIHVKKKEIQDFKDEMFQLEDKRQQLIKLQEQLREEQTRHVRELNKQIKERERNLEQKQREDEELVKNKAQENLEIKQEQEKELEELRCKLARLQVQVEELQTESEEWLQYKNEGSLIDHQKIEKLEKDIAFTQMIFQELSEHFQRSLVATVEETKQKVAQTTAGANQLAFKRAAKNLDNDTKSMIEESVWLNKQVPLYNKDVAVLESTIQQLEEENLEHVNNLFQILRMADLLFSPDNEFLTQSASLGSHETHSMDRNIMKISLEETSELVNRPPFPLQPLEEPEGAQQERDVTASDGTTPSTPPDLSETNFTEPMHLDLLGRRLLCVIGKASPLHPPPNDPMDVSEEMTFDLLQTAKWPMTTKIINSKFQQSESQSGEYDASVYNTCEIQQLLYDN; encoded by the exons ATGAGCAAGACAGATACAACAGCAGAGGCCTTCATACAGTTCCA AATTCatgttaaaaagaaagaaatccaAGATTTTAAGGACGAAATGTTCCAACTAGAAGATAAGAGACAACAACTGATAAAGCTG CAGGAGCAGCTGAGAGAAGAGCAGACGCGTCACGTGCGTGAACTAAATAAACAgataaaggagcgggagaggAACCTGGAGCAAAAGCAGCGGGAAGATGAAGAGCTGGTGAAGAACAAGGCTCAAGAAAACCTGGAGATAAAACAAGAGCAAGAGAAAGAACTAGAAG AACTGCGCTGTAAACTTGCAAGGCTGCAGGTGCAAGTGGAGGAATTGCAGACGGAAAGTGAGGAATGGCTTCAGTACAAAAACGAGGGCAGCTTGATAGACCATCAAAAGATAGAAAAACTGGAAAAAGACATTGCCTTTACACAAATGATTTTCCAGGAGTTATCAG AACATTTTCAGAGATCTCTTGTTGCGACTGTTGAAGAAACGAAGCAAAAGGTAGCACAGACTACTGCGGGTGCAAATCAGCTTGCCTTTAAG AGAGCAGCTAAAAACCTTGATAATGACACTAAATCAATGATTGAAGAAAGTGTTTGGCTGAACAAACAG GTTCCCCTATATAATAAGGACGTCGCAGTGTTGGAATCTACCATCCAGCAGTTAGAAGAGGAAAACCTGGAACATGTTAATAATCTTTTCCAAATACTCCGTATGGCTGATCTTCTGTTCAG CCCAGATAATGAATTTCTTACACAATCTGCTAGCCTTGGGTCCCATGAAACCCATAGTATGGACAGGAACATAATGAAAATAAGCCTCGAGGAAACATCAG AGTTGGTCAATAGACCCCCGTTTCCCCTCCAGCCATTAGAGGAACCTGAAGGGGCTCAACAGGAAAGAGATGTTACAGCCTCTGATGGCACAACTCCTTCCACCCCACCTGACCTCAGCGAGACTAATTTCACA GAGCCGATGCATCTGGACTTGCTGGGGCGGAGGCTGCTGTGCGTGATAGGTAAAGCATCCCCCCTGCACCCACCACCTAATGACCCCATGGATGTGAGTGAAGAGATGACCTTTGACCTGTTGCAAACTGCAAAGTGGCCGATGACAACAAAGATCATCAATAGCAAGTTTCAGCAGTCAGAGTCACAGTCTGGAGAATATGATGCATCTGTATACAACACCTGTGAAATTCAGCAGTTGTTATATgataattaa